The genomic segment ATAAATGTGAAGAATCGGGTTGTGCACTTCCTAATGTAGCAAATACCGAAGAAGAAGATATCTGGGAAGATGGTACTTTGCAAGGATTTGAGAAAGGGTACTCTGTTTCTAATCATTCCGATGGCAATGATTGCCCTGTTGCATCGACCGCTGATGATGCAAAGGGCATAGAATTCCATAATAAAGTGTCTAACAAAAATATGATAAATAGTTGTGACAGTGGTCGAAGCGAATCAAACCCTGCCCGAGGTAAACTCTTGGCTGAAGCCCCAGTTTTTACCTGGGGTTCCTTCCTGGATAACTGGGGCTCAAACCGGGATGTTTTGGCTAATCATAGGGGATTGGATCTTGAAGGTCACTGGGGTAGGGTAGACTGTGATGCAGTTATACCAGCAGAGAAAATAGCCGAACTTAATGTACAAGCATCTGTTTATAAAGAAGAGCCTGTTGAAATCAAACCATGTCGAGCACCATCACGAAATGGACAACTTTGTCAAAGAAGAGACTTGAGAGTTTGTCCATTTCATGGACTGATCATCCCTAGGGATGATGAAGGAAATCCGATTAGTGAGAGCTCTATGGTAGAAGACACAGATCCCCAGAATCAGTCTGGAGAAATGAATCCAGATGTGGACAGTGATAAGGTGGAGCAGCTACTAAAGCAAGCTGTGCAGAATGTTAGGGAAAGAGAGAGAAAAGAAGCCAAGAAGAGTCAATCAGACAAGCAGGCTTTGAAGAGAGCAAAGCTTGCAGAAGTCCGGGCACACAATGAAGCTGTTCTACGAGATGCAGCAGTTGCTTCAACTTCTAGATCCTCTCATATTGGAGGAGACATGGAACTTGGGAATGGTTCTAAATCTTCATCTAGAATCAAGAAACAAACACTTGCATCAATGCTGAAAAAGAAAGATACTGCTAAAGATAGATTAGCTCAGAGGCTATTAAGCACTGGAGCAAGAGAGAGCACGATAAGACAACTGACAGAATCAGAGGACGCCAACTATCGGGAGGCTTTTCCAAATCAATGGTAGATCAAGGTTCAGTCTTACTTGTGTTTGTTTGTTATTTCTATTTGCTGATGTGTATGATCAAAAGATAATGGCGTGCCTCAACTATCTTGTCGCCCTAAGAAGTTCGAGGTGCTTTTTTGTACTTGAAATTTGTGGACCAACTTTTAATTGCTACATATTGTACATACATAAACTTGGTTTAGGTCGCTCTTATTTCACGCCCTTTTCGCTGTTTTATTGCTGTAATTTTAGTAACGTTATTGAATGTTAAACATGTACTACCGTGGTGCAGCGGAGAGCCAACGATCGGAAATGAATCAAACAAACTGCAGCGCTCTTGTCAGTAGTAACACATGCAACACTGGTTAAGAAAAACGAACACGACCACTTCTGAAATTTTTGTACCAAATTAATAGAAAtgctataaaaaaaattgactcgaGTAATGAACTACCATAAACACTTTAATGTCAATTAAGGTTTTTT from the Primulina eburnea isolate SZY01 chromosome 3, ASM2296580v1, whole genome shotgun sequence genome contains:
- the LOC140826559 gene encoding UV-stimulated scaffold protein A homolog, with protein sequence MKEETERAAVLPLIERATNSTAADVDPRLLKAIKSSVRSSDPELRCAAQTLLSLMKRDHSQVRYLALLIINELFMRSKLFRTLMVENLDQLLSLSIGFRRNLPLPAPTSVASVLRSKAIELLEKWNVTFGIHYRQLRLGYDYLKNTLRFQFPNLQANAARIQHERKERELRTREILLKKFESLKTSISSIKDEIRSTVDEIGECLDILKTEDEHLPYATVDGEEIEEFRNSELRQIRHDSLREGGKIQESSENKIVFDALRELYKVLVTKHLAGVQEWLSVLIRVDVEDNRFRDSTLKEFIDIRNIIRLTKDKCEESGCALPNVANTEEEDIWEDGTLQGFEKGYSVSNHSDGNDCPVASTADDAKGIEFHNKVSNKNMINSCDSGRSESNPARGKLLAEAPVFTWGSFLDNWGSNRDVLANHRGLDLEGHWGRVDCDAVIPAEKIAELNVQASVYKEEPVEIKPCRAPSRNGQLCQRRDLRVCPFHGLIIPRDDEGNPISESSMVEDTDPQNQSGEMNPDVDSDKVEQLLKQAVQNVRERERKEAKKSQSDKQALKRAKLAEVRAHNEAVLRDAAVASTSRSSHIGGDMELGNGSKSSSRIKKQTLASMLKKKDTAKDRLAQRLLSTGARESTIRQLTESEDANYREAFPNQW